A window of the Acidobacteriota bacterium genome harbors these coding sequences:
- a CDS encoding thiamine phosphate synthase: MAKALPELLAISDLRSLQGRTPEAWLEEIAKDGVRGLLLREKHLAERELYELASFARQCLAPPAVVLLHGAMLPEEEALLAVARATGCDGIHLASGPESPSSRLLRLRESHGAEIILGASTHHAGEVADAAESGADYVFFGPVYPTPSKAPFGPPPGLAGLLQALETTQPGHPAEGLAVYALGGVNAERLSELAEAGAHGAAAIRMFQDPEQRRQALSHAPLFRRG; this comes from the coding sequence ATGGCGAAAGCGCTTCCTGAATTATTGGCCATCAGTGACCTCCGCAGCCTCCAGGGCAGGACCCCGGAAGCCTGGTTGGAGGAGATCGCGAAGGACGGCGTCCGGGGCTTGTTGCTGCGGGAGAAGCACCTCGCCGAGAGGGAGCTCTACGAGCTGGCCTCCTTCGCCCGACAATGCCTGGCACCCCCGGCGGTGGTGCTGCTCCACGGAGCGATGTTGCCGGAGGAGGAGGCCCTGCTGGCGGTGGCGCGGGCCACCGGTTGCGACGGCATCCACCTGGCCTCCGGCCCCGAATCCCCGTCGTCGCGGCTGCTCCGGCTGCGCGAGAGCCATGGTGCGGAGATCATCCTCGGCGCCTCCACCCACCACGCCGGCGAGGTCGCCGACGCCGCCGAGAGCGGAGCCGACTATGTCTTCTTCGGCCCCGTCTACCCAACCCCCAGCAAGGCTCCCTTCGGCCCGCCACCGGGTCTCGCGGGACTGCTCCAGGCCTTGGAGACCACCCAACCGGGGCATCCGGCGGAAGGCTTGGCGGTCTACGCCCTGGGCGGTGTCAACGCCGAACGGCTGTCAGAGCTCGCCGAGGCCGGCGCCCACGGTGCTGCCGCCATTCGCATGTTTCAGGATCCCGAGCAGCGGCGCCAGGCGCTGAGCCACGCTCCCCTCTTCCGCCGCGGCTGA